A window of the Luoshenia tenuis genome harbors these coding sequences:
- the lepA gene encoding translation elongation factor 4, with the protein MAREHQDLIRNFSIIAHIDHGKSTLADRLLEATETMAKRDMSEQVLDSMELERERGITIKSKAVRMNYRARDGKVYEFNLIDTPGHVDFNYEVSRALAACEGALLVVDASQGIEAQTLANVYLALENDLEILPVINKIDLPSAQPEQVRSEIEDVIGLEAGHAPLISAKSGVGIEDVLEGIVSYIPAPSGEEDAPLRALIFDSYYDNYKGAICIVRVKEGSVRAGMRIRMMSSGIEFDVVEVGAFYPQPATLQELSAGDVGFIAASIKNVGEARVGDTVTDAAHPASQPLPGYKRVQSMVYCGIYPADGARYPDLRDALEKLQLNDAALHFEPETSIALGFGFRCGFLGLLHMEIIQERLEREYDLDLITTAPSVIYKVKRTDGTQETIDNPTNLPNPAEIEYMEEPFVDAKIMTPPEYVGAIMELCQEKRGVYIELQYLEESRVVLHYELPLSEIIYDFFDTLKSRTRGYASFDYELKDYRRSELVKLDILLNGDVCDALTLIVHKDKAYARGRSIAERLKEVIPRQLFEIPIQAAIGGKVIARETVKAMRKDVLAKCYGGDITRKKKLLEKQKEGKKRMRQVGSVEVPSEAFMAVLKMN; encoded by the coding sequence ATGGCAAGGGAACATCAGGATTTGATCCGTAATTTTAGCATCATCGCCCATATCGACCACGGTAAATCCACATTGGCGGACCGGCTGCTGGAGGCCACCGAGACCATGGCCAAGCGGGATATGTCCGAGCAGGTGCTGGATTCTATGGAGCTGGAGCGGGAGCGGGGCATCACCATTAAAAGCAAGGCCGTGCGCATGAATTACCGCGCGCGGGATGGCAAGGTTTATGAGTTTAACCTGATCGATACCCCGGGGCATGTGGACTTTAACTACGAGGTCTCCCGGGCTTTGGCGGCCTGCGAGGGGGCCCTTTTGGTGGTGGACGCCTCCCAGGGGATCGAGGCGCAGACGCTGGCCAACGTCTACCTGGCCCTGGAGAACGACCTTGAGATTCTGCCGGTCATCAATAAGATCGACCTGCCCAGCGCCCAGCCCGAGCAGGTGCGCAGCGAGATCGAGGACGTGATCGGTCTGGAAGCCGGCCATGCGCCGCTGATCTCCGCCAAGAGCGGGGTAGGCATTGAGGATGTGCTGGAAGGCATCGTTTCCTATATCCCAGCCCCCAGCGGGGAGGAGGATGCCCCGCTGCGCGCGCTGATCTTTGACTCTTATTACGATAATTATAAGGGCGCGATCTGCATCGTGCGCGTCAAAGAGGGCAGCGTGCGGGCGGGTATGCGCATCCGCATGATGTCCAGCGGTATCGAATTTGACGTGGTGGAGGTGGGAGCGTTTTACCCCCAGCCCGCCACGCTGCAGGAGCTCTCCGCAGGCGACGTGGGCTTTATCGCCGCCTCGATCAAAAACGTGGGGGAGGCCCGGGTGGGCGACACGGTGACGGATGCAGCGCATCCCGCATCCCAGCCCCTGCCCGGCTATAAGCGGGTGCAGTCCATGGTATACTGCGGCATCTATCCGGCGGACGGGGCCCGCTATCCCGACCTGCGGGATGCCCTGGAGAAGCTGCAGCTCAACGATGCGGCCCTGCACTTTGAGCCGGAGACCTCCATCGCCCTGGGCTTTGGCTTCCGCTGCGGTTTTTTGGGGCTGCTGCATATGGAGATCATTCAGGAGCGTTTGGAGCGCGAGTACGATCTGGACCTGATCACCACCGCGCCCAGCGTCATCTATAAAGTCAAGCGCACGGATGGGACGCAGGAAACCATCGACAACCCCACCAACCTGCCCAATCCCGCGGAGATCGAGTACATGGAGGAGCCTTTTGTGGACGCCAAGATCATGACGCCGCCCGAGTATGTGGGAGCGATCATGGAGCTGTGTCAGGAAAAGCGCGGGGTCTATATCGAATTGCAGTATTTAGAGGAGAGCCGCGTGGTGCTGCATTACGAGCTGCCGCTAAGCGAGATCATCTACGACTTTTTCGATACCCTCAAAAGCCGCACCCGGGGTTACGCTTCCTTTGATTATGAGCTGAAGGACTACCGGCGCAGCGAGCTGGTCAAGCTGGATATCCTGCTCAACGGGGATGTGTGCGACGCACTGACGCTGATCGTACACAAGGATAAGGCCTATGCCCGGGGCCGCTCCATCGCCGAGCGGCTTAAAGAGGTGATCCCGCGCCAGCTCTTTGAGATCCCCATCCAGGCGGCCATCGGCGGCAAGGTGATCGCCCGGGAAACGGTCAAGGCCATGCGCAAGGACGTGCTGGCCAAGTGCTACGGCGGCGACATCACCCGCAAAAAGAAGCTGCTGGAAAAGCAGAAAGAGGGTAAAAAGCGGATGCGCCAGGTCGGCTCGGTCGAGGTGCCCAGCGAGGCGTTCATGGCCGTGCTCAAGATGAATTAG
- a CDS encoding lactate utilization protein, which produces MNEILQTTADNLNARGFDAQIFNTADEVKRAVMDFIGEGKTVGIGGSVTVRELGLYEALKDKGNDVAWHWEVMGKPGVDQSLVKTLRYKANASEYYLTSANGVSSQGVLINIDGTGNRLSATFYGPAHVFFIVGRNKIAATFEDAMNRAKNVACVLNAKRLNTQTPCTKAGKCMDCKAAARICRLTAIHEYAPSFEGPKVHVYLVDEDLGY; this is translated from the coding sequence ATGAACGAAATACTGCAAACCACGGCGGACAACCTGAATGCGCGCGGTTTTGACGCACAGATCTTTAACACGGCGGACGAGGTAAAGCGCGCGGTAATGGACTTTATCGGCGAGGGCAAAACGGTGGGCATCGGCGGCTCTGTAACAGTGCGGGAGCTGGGGCTGTACGAGGCATTGAAGGACAAGGGAAACGATGTGGCCTGGCATTGGGAAGTGATGGGCAAACCGGGCGTGGATCAATCCCTGGTCAAAACCCTGCGCTATAAGGCCAACGCCTCGGAATATTACCTGACCAGCGCCAACGGCGTAAGCAGCCAGGGCGTGCTGATCAATATCGACGGTACGGGCAACCGCCTGTCCGCCACCTTTTACGGGCCGGCGCACGTATTTTTCATCGTGGGCCGCAACAAGATCGCCGCAACGTTTGAAGATGCGATGAACCGCGCCAAGAACGTGGCCTGCGTACTCAACGCCAAGCGCCTTAACACCCAAACGCCCTGCACCAAGGCGGGCAAATGTATGGATTGCAAGGCGGCCGCCCGCATTTGCCGCTTAACGGCCATCCACGAATACGCCCCCTCCTTTGAGGGACCCAAGGTCCACGTCTATCTGGTGGATGAGGACTTGGGGTATTAA
- a CDS encoding ferredoxin, producing MKASIDREGCIGCGLCPATCPEVFRMAEDGRAEVYAPVTDEVAQAAQEAADNCPVSVIAVEE from the coding sequence ATGAAAGCGAGTATCGATCGAGAAGGCTGCATTGGCTGCGGGCTGTGTCCGGCCACCTGTCCGGAGGTATTCCGCATGGCGGAAGATGGACGGGCCGAGGTGTACGCCCCGGTTACGGACGAAGTGGCGCAAGCCGCGCAGGAGGCCGCGGATAATTGCCCGGTATCCGTTATCGCCGTAGAAGAATAG
- a CDS encoding [Fe-Fe] hydrogenase large subunit C-terminal domain-containing protein, protein MTFDTLYQTLLRREMRGEKAPLPEQDARQLDCLLHPEKYPVVLQTEDCGGCPSGQACRKSCVFDAITLGEDGKLSIDPDKCAGCAACINACRSGKLTASRDVLPAMKAVRQGGRLAYALIAPAFLGQFSDAITPGKLRSAFKALGFDGMIEVALFADILTLKEALEFDRNIVTEADYLLTSCCCPMWIGMIRKIYQELMPHVPGSVSPMIACGRVIKKLHPDAVTVFIGPCLAKKSEAREKDIAGAVDYVLTFQEMRDIFEAADIRPEALEESEKDHSSRAGRIYARTGGVSEAVRVTVEQLNPDRAIAVRTEQADGVPACKAMIDRLKKGEAKANFFEGMGCVGGCVGGPRAILDRETGRENVDAYGAAAAYATPLQNPYVLELLHRLGFDTVEQLLEHSDLFTRDFSAS, encoded by the coding sequence ATGACATTTGATACGCTTTATCAAACCCTGCTGCGCCGGGAGATGCGGGGAGAGAAAGCGCCGCTGCCCGAGCAGGATGCGCGCCAGCTGGATTGCCTGCTGCACCCGGAGAAATATCCGGTGGTGCTGCAAACCGAGGACTGCGGAGGCTGCCCCTCCGGCCAGGCCTGCCGCAAGAGCTGCGTGTTTGACGCCATCACCCTGGGGGAGGATGGTAAGCTAAGCATCGATCCGGACAAGTGCGCGGGCTGCGCGGCCTGTATTAACGCCTGCCGCTCAGGTAAGCTGACCGCAAGCCGGGATGTGCTGCCCGCCATGAAGGCCGTCCGCCAGGGCGGGCGGCTGGCCTATGCCCTGATCGCGCCGGCCTTTTTGGGGCAATTTAGCGACGCAATTACGCCCGGGAAGCTGCGCAGCGCATTTAAAGCGCTGGGCTTTGACGGGATGATCGAAGTGGCGCTGTTTGCGGACATCCTGACCCTGAAAGAAGCGCTGGAGTTTGACCGCAATATCGTAACGGAGGCCGATTATCTTCTGACCAGCTGCTGCTGCCCCATGTGGATCGGCATGATCCGCAAAATCTACCAAGAGCTGATGCCCCATGTACCGGGCTCGGTCTCGCCGATGATCGCCTGCGGGCGGGTCATTAAAAAGCTGCATCCGGACGCGGTGACGGTTTTTATCGGCCCTTGCCTGGCGAAAAAGAGCGAGGCGCGGGAAAAGGATATTGCAGGCGCCGTGGATTATGTTTTGACCTTTCAGGAAATGCGGGATATTTTCGAGGCGGCGGACATACGGCCAGAGGCGTTGGAGGAAAGCGAAAAGGATCATTCCTCCCGCGCGGGGCGCATTTATGCGCGCACCGGCGGGGTCAGCGAGGCGGTGCGTGTGACGGTAGAGCAGTTAAACCCCGACCGGGCGATCGCCGTGCGGACCGAACAGGCCGACGGCGTGCCGGCCTGCAAGGCGATGATCGACCGGCTGAAAAAGGGCGAGGCGAAGGCCAACTTTTTTGAGGGGATGGGCTGCGTAGGCGGCTGCGTGGGCGGCCCCAGGGCGATTTTAGACCGTGAGACCGGGCGGGAAAACGTGGACGCCTATGGCGCGGCGGCAGCCTATGCCACGCCGCTGCAAAACCCCTATGTGCTGGAGCTGCTGCACCGGCTGGGGTTTGATACGGTGGAACAGCTGCTGGAGCACAGCGATCTGTTCACGCGGGATTTTAGCGCATCATAA
- a CDS encoding beta-galactosidase, translating to MHQQTPVRFRPVISACPHLIHGADYNPDQWIKWKDTIWKEDMRLAKEAGINELSIGIFSWAMLEPAEGEYHFEWLDEVMDMLADAGITAILATPSGARPPWMAQAYPEVLRTGRDLRRIRYSARHNHCLTSPVYREKVAQINTLLAKRYANHPALGMWHISNEYGGACYCEMCQEKFRQYLKARYQTLDALNEAWWGGFWAHLYTDWSQIEAPSKLGESTVHGQHLDWMRFTTDQYIDFYQAECAPLREITPEVPITTNFMRMEGHDDVDMEIDYFRLARVLDVVSWDNYPQWRTDEGDEEVACQAAFMHDLFRGMRGGQPFLLMESSPSPTNWQPVARLSAPGGHKLHSLQAVAHGSDSVQYFQFRKSRGSYEKFHGAVVDHEGSNRTRVFREVADTGAALAKLDAVVGTTVPAQVALLYDWENRWALRDAKFADNTDKRFEDVVREHYRALWHLGVPVEMVDEDSSLNKFKLVIAPMAYLLKDGFAKRLADFARAGGRVVLTYMSGYVDQRDLVNLGGFPGPLKELAGIWDEELDTLYPDQSNQVTWQGKTYRAQGYCTLVHLEGARALAAYEKDFYAGYPALTVNDYGQGRAYYMACRLDDAFLMDFYRELTASCGISPVLPGALPRGVSAMARTDGEREYVFLMNFSHHPQRVDVGAGGARLLGCGAWQGEVVLEPQAVEVLARAR from the coding sequence ATGCACCAGCAAACACCTGTTCGCTTCCGGCCCGTAATCAGCGCGTGCCCGCACCTGATCCACGGGGCGGACTACAATCCCGACCAGTGGATCAAGTGGAAGGATACCATCTGGAAAGAGGATATGCGCCTGGCCAAAGAGGCCGGGATCAATGAACTAAGCATCGGGATTTTTTCTTGGGCCATGCTGGAACCCGCCGAAGGCGAGTATCACTTTGAATGGCTGGACGAAGTGATGGATATGCTGGCGGATGCAGGTATCACCGCGATTCTGGCTACGCCCAGCGGCGCCCGGCCGCCCTGGATGGCCCAGGCCTACCCGGAGGTGTTGCGCACGGGCAGAGACCTGCGGCGCATCCGCTATAGCGCCCGGCACAACCACTGCCTGACCTCACCGGTCTACCGGGAAAAGGTCGCGCAGATCAATACCCTTTTGGCCAAACGCTATGCAAACCATCCCGCGCTTGGCATGTGGCATATCTCAAACGAGTACGGCGGCGCCTGCTATTGTGAAATGTGCCAGGAGAAGTTCAGGCAGTACTTAAAGGCGCGCTACCAAACCCTGGACGCGCTCAACGAGGCTTGGTGGGGCGGATTCTGGGCGCACCTGTATACGGATTGGAGCCAGATCGAGGCGCCCTCCAAGCTGGGGGAGAGCACAGTGCACGGCCAGCATCTGGACTGGATGCGCTTTACGACCGATCAGTATATCGATTTTTATCAGGCGGAGTGCGCGCCGCTGCGCGAAATTACGCCGGAGGTGCCCATCACCACCAACTTTATGCGCATGGAGGGCCATGACGATGTGGATATGGAGATCGACTACTTCCGCCTAGCCCGGGTGCTGGATGTGGTCAGTTGGGATAACTACCCCCAGTGGCGCACGGACGAGGGGGATGAGGAAGTGGCCTGCCAGGCGGCCTTTATGCACGACCTGTTCCGCGGCATGCGGGGCGGCCAGCCCTTTTTGCTGATGGAAAGCTCGCCCTCGCCCACCAACTGGCAGCCGGTCGCGCGCCTGAGCGCGCCGGGCGGGCACAAGCTGCACAGCCTGCAGGCCGTGGCCCATGGCTCGGACTCGGTGCAGTACTTCCAGTTCCGCAAAAGCCGGGGCTCCTATGAAAAGTTCCACGGCGCGGTGGTGGACCACGAGGGGAGCAACCGCACCCGGGTATTCCGGGAGGTGGCGGATACTGGCGCGGCCCTGGCCAAGCTGGACGCCGTTGTGGGCACCACGGTGCCCGCACAAGTGGCCCTGCTGTACGATTGGGAGAACCGCTGGGCCCTGCGGGACGCAAAGTTTGCCGATAACACCGATAAGCGCTTTGAGGACGTGGTGCGCGAGCATTACCGGGCGCTTTGGCATCTGGGCGTGCCGGTGGAAATGGTGGATGAGGACAGCAGCCTGAATAAGTTCAAACTGGTGATCGCGCCCATGGCGTATCTGTTGAAGGATGGCTTTGCAAAGCGGCTTGCGGACTTTGCTCGCGCCGGCGGCAGGGTGGTGCTGACCTATATGAGCGGCTATGTGGACCAGCGGGATCTGGTGAACCTGGGCGGCTTCCCGGGGCCGCTCAAGGAGCTGGCCGGGATATGGGATGAGGAGCTGGATACCCTCTATCCCGATCAGTCGAATCAGGTCACCTGGCAGGGCAAAACCTACCGGGCGCAGGGCTACTGCACCCTTGTGCACCTGGAGGGCGCCAGGGCGCTTGCGGCCTATGAGAAGGACTTTTACGCGGGCTATCCGGCGCTGACGGTCAACGATTATGGGCAGGGCCGCGCTTACTACATGGCCTGCCGGTTAGACGATGCGTTTTTGATGGACTTTTACCGGGAACTTACGGCTTCCTGCGGCATTTCGCCTGTGCTGCCCGGCGCGCTGCCCCGAGGGGTAAGCGCCATGGCGCGCACCGACGGGGAGCGGGAGTATGTTTTTTTGATGAACTTCAGCCACCATCCCCAGCGGGTAGACGTGGGCGCGGGCGGAGCGCGGCTGCTGGGCTGCGGCGCCTGGCAGGGAGAGGTCGTGCTGGAGCCGCAGGCGGTAGAGGTGCTGGCACGCGCCCGGTAA
- a CDS encoding LacI family DNA-binding transcriptional regulator gives MKVTIKDIAREAGVSISTVSYALNKKGRIVSDKHRRIIEIARKYNYVPNANARSLASGLSNNIGLLLYNSAGLTSPYILKCISTLSDIIGENYGWLALCQLKSPAIDLQDMRRYLGNSRSDGIIVFNAQLPKEVIALLSTAKTPYIVFGREQASCSYVCCDDAAGIREGFDALYARDKRKVLFISGCAEAEMDKDVRTQAYLGCIADHGLAFCQVVGGGYSREQTAAALGAYFAGGGETPQAIMAANDEMAYAAIHVLEERGLIPGQDVALIGFDDADPEHNDAIGLTSIRQPIGQMTRACIEYIYQIVEKDEPALLQQKYAPQLVVRAGTLL, from the coding sequence ATGAAGGTTACCATCAAGGATATTGCACGCGAGGCCGGGGTTTCGATCTCTACGGTCTCCTACGCGCTGAATAAAAAGGGGCGCATCGTTTCGGATAAACACAGGCGGATCATCGAGATCGCGCGCAAATATAATTACGTGCCCAACGCCAACGCCCGCTCGTTAGCCTCGGGGCTGAGCAACAATATCGGCCTTTTGCTCTACAACAGCGCCGGGCTGACCAGTCCCTATATCCTCAAGTGTATCTCCACCCTGTCCGATATTATCGGCGAAAATTACGGCTGGCTGGCGCTTTGCCAGCTCAAAAGTCCCGCGATCGACCTGCAGGATATGCGCCGCTATCTGGGCAATTCCCGCTCGGATGGGATCATCGTATTTAACGCGCAGCTGCCCAAAGAGGTGATCGCCCTGCTGAGCACGGCGAAAACGCCCTATATCGTCTTTGGCAGGGAGCAGGCCTCCTGCAGCTATGTCTGCTGTGACGATGCGGCGGGCATCCGCGAGGGGTTTGACGCGCTCTATGCCCGCGACAAACGCAAAGTGCTCTTTATCTCCGGATGCGCAGAGGCTGAAATGGACAAAGACGTGCGCACGCAGGCCTACCTGGGCTGCATTGCGGACCACGGCCTTGCCTTTTGCCAGGTGGTAGGCGGCGGCTATAGCCGGGAGCAGACCGCTGCCGCGCTGGGAGCGTATTTTGCCGGCGGCGGAGAAACGCCGCAGGCCATTATGGCCGCCAACGATGAAATGGCTTATGCGGCCATCCATGTGCTGGAGGAGCGCGGCCTGATCCCCGGGCAGGATGTGGCGCTGATCGGCTTTGACGACGCCGACCCCGAGCATAACGATGCGATTGGCCTGACCAGCATCCGCCAGCCTATCGGTCAGATGACTCGGGCCTGTATCGAATACATCTATCAAATCGTGGAAAAAGATGAACCCGCTTTATTACAGCAAAAATATGCGCCGCAGCTGGTCGTGCGCGCGGGCACGCTTTTGTAG
- a CDS encoding aldo-keto reductase family protein, with the protein MMSEMFPRTKIGNLSVSRMIMGTNNIVGGSHRTKARDTHIQEINNNKEAVAEIVQTYLSYGVDTIIGGISGKDYMLDGVRLAEERTGQKVHIVQLTNIDVTDSDEARKEVRNTFKQFKEDGVEIVLPLHVAVEKLVNKGQEKIERIEDYLYMIRELDMIPGLSAHMPEIITYADQNGYDVETYIQIYNPIGFMMQVEIETVNTVIWNAKKPVLTIKPMAAGHLNPFVGLNFVWNTIREKDMVAVGCMTPEEVHETVEFSRAALERRHPEVEGRLHQKL; encoded by the coding sequence ATGATGAGCGAAATGTTTCCCCGTACCAAGATCGGCAACCTCTCCGTCTCTCGAATGATTATGGGCACCAACAATATCGTGGGCGGTTCCCACCGCACCAAGGCCAGGGATACCCATATCCAGGAGATCAACAACAATAAAGAGGCCGTGGCCGAGATCGTGCAGACCTATCTGAGCTATGGCGTGGACACCATTATCGGCGGCATCTCCGGCAAGGATTACATGCTTGACGGCGTGCGCCTGGCCGAGGAGCGCACCGGGCAAAAGGTGCATATCGTCCAGCTGACCAATATCGATGTGACCGACAGCGACGAGGCCCGCAAAGAGGTGCGCAACACCTTTAAACAGTTTAAGGAGGACGGCGTGGAGATCGTGCTGCCCCTGCATGTGGCGGTGGAAAAGCTGGTCAACAAGGGCCAGGAAAAGATCGAGCGCATTGAGGACTATCTCTATATGATCCGTGAGCTGGATATGATCCCCGGGCTTTCGGCGCATATGCCCGAGATCATCACCTATGCCGACCAGAACGGGTACGATGTGGAGACCTATATCCAGATCTACAACCCCATCGGCTTTATGATGCAGGTGGAGATTGAAACCGTGAACACCGTCATCTGGAACGCCAAAAAGCCGGTGCTGACCATTAAGCCCATGGCGGCCGGGCATTTAAACCCCTTTGTGGGGCTGAACTTCGTCTGGAACACCATCCGCGAGAAGGACATGGTGGCCGTAGGGTGTATGACGCCCGAAGAAGTGCACGAAACGGTAGAGTTCTCCCGCGCGGCGCTGGAGCGGCGCCATCCTGAGGTGGAGGGCCGGTTGCACCAAAAACTTTAA
- a CDS encoding TIGR04076 family protein → MEHKCKITVLRKECYGDLQEQYLADPHSGPCPMFEVGQEFILERNDARDDFWHMLEGKFCSEAWDAISRYVYTALQGGSIMRGWTNDEKMMIACCNDGTRPVIFKIERIDVED, encoded by the coding sequence GTGGAGCATAAGTGCAAAATCACGGTATTACGTAAAGAATGTTATGGAGATCTGCAAGAGCAATACCTTGCCGATCCTCATTCCGGCCCCTGCCCCATGTTTGAGGTCGGGCAGGAATTTATACTGGAGCGCAACGATGCGCGGGACGACTTTTGGCATATGCTCGAGGGCAAATTCTGCTCTGAAGCCTGGGACGCCATCAGCCGCTATGTGTACACGGCCCTGCAGGGCGGTTCCATTATGCGCGGTTGGACCAATGACGAAAAAATGATGATCGCCTGCTGCAACGACGGAACCCGGCCCGTGATCTTTAAGATCGAGCGCATCGACGTAGAGGATTAA
- a CDS encoding Gfo/Idh/MocA family protein yields MQTIGVGIIGFGFMGKAHTYGHLNMPLFYNNLPFQTKLVGVCDPVLSLAQDAKARVGFEFATDDYKALLAREDIDAVHICTPNALHVPILIDAVNAGKHVYVDKPLAVSAQQADEACKALEGKDVIHQMAFHNRFFPASMRARQLIADGALGDILTFRAAYFTAGGANPTGAMGWRQRSALSGGGAIQDLGSHAIDLLLWLCGLKAERLISETFTPNPVRQDENGNPVQVTEDHSNMILRLENGATGTVEASRLRTGFDDMTRIEIHGTKGAIVLDLTENDYLQFYDNTLPDSPMGGLKGFTSIYAAQRFDAPGGSFPNAKQSIGWLRAHAHCVYSFYNSVYTHTPATPSVFDGAKIQHILDTAYRSAQAHTWLDIE; encoded by the coding sequence ATGCAGACCATTGGCGTAGGCATCATCGGCTTTGGATTTATGGGCAAAGCCCATACTTATGGGCATTTGAACATGCCGCTTTTTTACAACAACCTTCCCTTCCAAACCAAGCTGGTCGGCGTGTGCGACCCCGTCCTCTCCCTGGCGCAGGACGCCAAGGCACGGGTAGGGTTTGAATTTGCCACCGACGACTATAAGGCGCTTTTGGCCCGCGAGGATATCGACGCGGTGCACATCTGCACCCCCAATGCTCTGCACGTGCCGATCCTGATCGATGCGGTCAACGCAGGCAAGCACGTTTACGTCGATAAACCGCTGGCGGTCTCCGCCCAGCAGGCCGACGAGGCCTGCAAGGCGCTGGAAGGCAAAGATGTGATCCACCAGATGGCCTTCCACAACCGCTTTTTCCCTGCCTCGATGCGTGCGCGCCAATTGATCGCCGATGGCGCGCTGGGCGATATTTTGACCTTCCGGGCCGCCTATTTTACCGCCGGCGGCGCCAATCCCACGGGCGCCATGGGCTGGCGCCAGCGCTCCGCGCTCTCGGGCGGCGGCGCCATTCAGGATTTGGGCTCCCACGCGATCGACCTGCTGTTGTGGTTGTGCGGCCTCAAGGCTGAGCGGCTGATCAGCGAGACCTTTACCCCCAACCCTGTACGGCAGGATGAAAACGGCAACCCCGTGCAGGTGACGGAGGATCACAGCAACATGATCCTTCGGTTGGAAAACGGCGCCACCGGCACGGTAGAGGCCAGCCGGCTGCGGACCGGTTTTGATGATATGACCCGCATCGAGATCCACGGCACCAAGGGGGCTATCGTTCTGGATCTGACGGAGAATGATTATCTGCAGTTTTATGATAATACCCTGCCGGATTCGCCCATGGGCGGACTCAAGGGCTTTACCTCCATTTATGCGGCCCAGCGCTTTGACGCCCCCGGCGGCTCCTTCCCCAACGCCAAGCAATCCATCGGCTGGCTGCGGGCGCACGCGCACTGTGTGTACTCTTTCTATAACAGCGTCTACACCCACACCCCCGCCACGCCCAGCGTTTTTGACGGTGCCAAGATCCAGCACATTTTGGATACGGCCTACCGCTCCGCCCAGGCGCATACCTGGCTTGATATCGAATAA
- a CDS encoding GNAT family N-acetyltransferase: MLIRQETPADYPAVYSLVQRAFASAPVKDGTEQDLVVALRKSRHFIPKLSLVAEDNGKILGHIMFTTLQIGTHEALTLAPLSVAPGHQRQGIGQALIREGHRIAKALGYEVVILLGSEKYYPKWGYQPASTFGIRAPFPVADENFMAIHLDGKKVRWDAVVKFPSAFGIENRE; this comes from the coding sequence ATGTTGATACGCCAAGAAACGCCAGCGGATTATCCCGCGGTTTACAGTCTGGTTCAGCGCGCGTTTGCAAGCGCGCCGGTAAAAGACGGAACGGAGCAGGATCTGGTCGTTGCGCTGCGCAAAAGCAGGCATTTTATACCAAAGCTTTCCCTGGTGGCCGAGGATAACGGAAAAATTCTGGGCCATATCATGTTTACCACTTTGCAAATCGGCACGCACGAGGCGCTGACGCTTGCGCCGCTGAGCGTGGCGCCGGGCCATCAGCGCCAGGGCATCGGGCAGGCGCTGATCCGCGAGGGACACCGCATTGCAAAGGCATTGGGTTATGAGGTCGTGATCCTCCTTGGCAGCGAAAAATATTATCCCAAGTGGGGTTATCAACCGGCCAGTACGTTTGGCATCCGCGCCCCATTCCCCGTAGCGGATGAGAACTTTATGGCCATCCATCTGGACGGTAAAAAGGTCAGGTGGGACGCCGTGGTGAAATTCCCGTCGGCGTTTGGCATAGAAAATCGGGAATAA